In one Amaranthus tricolor cultivar Red isolate AtriRed21 chromosome 8, ASM2621246v1, whole genome shotgun sequence genomic region, the following are encoded:
- the LOC130820629 gene encoding uncharacterized protein LOC130820629, which yields MLTLNHHDHHDHQQQSRVLHDFSSLILNILRDPPLPSTLNLSNFLASSQPPISSSSSSSDRFPSQLTAAGFASLMLGISLTLMLCGLVTFFIGFMLLPWVIGLVMVFYIVGLVTTISVLGRTFLCYATSSSSCSPQKDFPAWKFL from the exons ATGTTAACCCTAAATCACCATGATCATCATGATCATCAACAACAATCTAGGGTTTTACACGATTTTTCTTCTTTAATACTTAACATATTACGTGATCCTCCTTTGCCGTCGACGTTGAATTTATCCAATTTTCTCGCTTCCTCACAACCTCCGAtttcttcgtcatcatcatcttccgaTAGGTTTCCGTCCCAGTTAACGGCGGCGGGATTTGCATCGTTGATGTTAGGGATTTCACTTACTTTGATGCTTTGTGGATTGGTGACTTTTTTTATAGGGTTTATGTTGTTGCCTTGGGTTATTGGTTTAGTTATGGTGTTCTATATTGTCGGCCTTGTTACCACTATTTCGGTTTTAGGAAGAACTTTTCTCTGCTATGCTACCTCTTCTTCATCGTGTTCTCCTCAGAAGGATTTTCCTG CATGGAAGTTTTTGTAA